A DNA window from Candidatus Sulfidibacterium hydrothermale contains the following coding sequences:
- a CDS encoding DUF6873 family GME fold protein — protein sequence MFILGDARLPLAVRKNLSHYGQFIPFYTRKLVYDAISGHPDIFFCSGDRQLVVAPNLPEEYLQLLKNNGISFQTGNLPAENRYPHTARYNAVITSDFIIHHPQITDKRILETFTDKKLIAVKQGYVRCNLLHLKEDLFITSDKGIEKALKKEGLQPEYFSPEGIVLPGFSHGFLGGCLGLYENKILITGSLSHYPEGDKLKQFIQKKGFQPVELYDGPLFDGGGLLLL from the coding sequence ATGTTCATTCTGGGAGATGCCCGGCTTCCGCTTGCGGTCCGGAAAAATCTAAGCCATTACGGTCAGTTTATTCCGTTTTACACCCGGAAACTGGTTTATGATGCCATTTCCGGACATCCGGATATTTTTTTCTGTTCCGGTGACCGGCAATTGGTCGTGGCTCCCAATCTTCCTGAAGAATATTTGCAGCTATTAAAGAACAACGGTATTTCTTTTCAAACCGGAAATCTACCGGCTGAAAACCGTTATCCTCACACTGCCCGTTACAATGCTGTCATCACATCAGATTTTATCATCCACCATCCCCAAATTACGGATAAACGCATCCTGGAAACCTTCACCGATAAAAAACTGATTGCCGTAAAACAGGGATATGTGCGGTGTAATTTACTGCATTTAAAAGAAGATCTTTTTATCACTTCTGACAAAGGAATTGAAAAAGCACTGAAAAAAGAAGGACTTCAACCGGAATATTTTTCACCGGAAGGAATTGTTCTTCCGGGCTTTTCACATGGTTTTCTCGGAGGATGCCTGGGCTTATATGAAAATAAAATACTGATTACCGGCTCTTTATCACACTATCCCGAAGGGGACAAACTGAAACAGTTTATCCAAAAAAAGGGGTTCCAGCCGGTAGAATTGTATGACGGCCCGCTGTTTGACGGGGGAGGGCTGTTGCTTTTATAA
- a CDS encoding SDR family oxidoreductase yields MMENKWKLNGKTALVTGSTKGIGKATAEELAALGATVIITARHAEDVEKQVEQLRKDGFRAYGTAADVTLESDRLKLFRFVKNTVSGLDILVNNVGTNIRKRMTDYLVEEYHHILNTNMHSNFALTQLFYPLLKASKDAAVVNVLSVAGLTHLRSGAPYGMTKAALTQLTRNLSVEWASDGIRVNAVAPWYTKTPLVEQLLKDKKYYQDILTRTPLKRLAEAEEVASAIAFLCLPAASYITGQCLAVDGGFLINGF; encoded by the coding sequence ATGATGGAAAATAAATGGAAATTAAACGGAAAAACAGCACTTGTTACCGGAAGTACAAAAGGAATAGGAAAAGCCACCGCTGAAGAACTGGCTGCGTTGGGTGCTACGGTTATTATTACGGCTCGCCATGCGGAAGATGTGGAAAAACAGGTTGAACAATTGCGGAAAGACGGTTTTCGTGCCTATGGAACAGCGGCAGATGTTACGTTGGAATCTGACCGGCTAAAGCTGTTTCGTTTTGTGAAAAATACGGTTTCGGGTTTGGATATTCTTGTGAACAATGTGGGAACCAATATTCGCAAACGTATGACCGATTATCTTGTGGAAGAATACCACCACATTTTAAATACGAACATGCATTCGAATTTTGCACTGACCCAGCTTTTTTATCCGTTGCTAAAAGCATCAAAAGATGCTGCGGTGGTCAATGTGCTTTCGGTAGCCGGACTAACCCATTTGCGTTCAGGTGCTCCTTACGGGATGACCAAAGCTGCACTGACCCAGCTTACCCGTAATTTATCGGTTGAATGGGCTTCGGATGGCATTCGGGTCAATGCTGTTGCTCCCTGGTACACGAAAACTCCTTTGGTAGAACAATTGTTGAAAGACAAAAAATATTATCAGGATATTTTGACACGGACTCCCTTGAAACGCCTGGCTGAAGCCGAAGAAGTAGCTTCTGCTATTGCTTTTCTTTGTTTGCCTGCTGCCTCTTATATTACCGGACAATGTCTGGCTGTTGACGGCGGCTTTTTGATTAACGGGTTTTAA
- a CDS encoding tryptophanase — translation MELPFAESYKIKVVETIKRTTREERIQKIKEAHYNLFNLRSEDVFVDLLTDSGTGAMSDKQWSAMMLGDESYAGASSYYKLKEAIQEITGFEYFLPTHQGRAAENVLFSTMIKAGDIVPGNSHFDTTKGHIEFRKAHAVDCTINEAFHTELDHPFKGNIDLNKLEDVLKKYPRERIPLIMVTITCNSSGGQPVSIENMQAVKKLAEKYGIPVFFDSARFAENAYFIKLREEAYKNWSIRDIVRKMFSYADGMTMSSKKDAIVNMGGFIGFRERELFEKATLYNIMFEGFINYGGMSGRDMNALAQGLYEGTEFDYLETRIKQVAYLGQQLRDYGIPTQYPFGGHAVFIDAKRFLPNLPKEQFIAQTLGVEIYIEGGVRGVEIGTLLADRDPDTRENRYPELELLRLAIPRRVYTNNHMDYVAATVKNVFDRRNEITKGLKIIKEAPILRHFTVTLERME, via the coding sequence ATGGAGTTACCTTTTGCAGAATCCTATAAAATAAAAGTGGTTGAAACCATTAAAAGAACAACGCGCGAAGAACGAATTCAAAAAATAAAAGAAGCACATTACAATCTGTTTAATTTGCGCAGCGAAGATGTCTTTGTCGACTTGCTTACCGACTCCGGAACCGGAGCCATGAGTGATAAACAATGGTCAGCCATGATGCTGGGTGATGAAAGTTATGCCGGCGCATCATCGTATTACAAATTAAAAGAAGCCATACAGGAAATTACCGGTTTCGAATACTTTTTACCTACCCATCAGGGAAGAGCAGCCGAAAATGTTCTCTTTTCCACGATGATCAAAGCCGGAGATATCGTTCCGGGCAATTCACACTTCGATACCACCAAAGGCCATATCGAATTCAGAAAAGCTCATGCTGTGGACTGCACGATTAACGAAGCTTTCCATACCGAACTGGATCATCCTTTTAAAGGAAATATCGACCTGAACAAGCTGGAAGATGTATTAAAAAAATATCCGCGCGAGCGAATCCCGCTGATTATGGTCACCATCACTTGCAATTCTTCAGGCGGACAACCGGTTTCTATCGAAAATATGCAGGCCGTAAAAAAACTGGCCGAAAAATATGGTATTCCGGTCTTTTTTGATTCGGCACGGTTTGCCGAGAATGCTTATTTCATCAAATTACGCGAAGAAGCCTATAAAAACTGGTCGATTCGCGATATTGTACGTAAAATGTTTTCGTACGCCGACGGCATGACCATGAGCAGCAAAAAAGACGCCATTGTGAATATGGGCGGATTCATCGGCTTTCGCGAACGCGAACTCTTCGAAAAAGCGACCCTGTACAACATCATGTTCGAAGGTTTTATCAACTACGGCGGCATGTCGGGCCGCGATATGAACGCACTGGCTCAGGGACTTTACGAAGGCACTGAATTTGATTACCTTGAAACACGAATTAAACAGGTAGCCTATCTGGGGCAACAGCTACGCGATTACGGAATTCCTACACAATATCCGTTTGGCGGACATGCTGTTTTTATTGATGCCAAACGCTTTTTACCCAATTTGCCCAAAGAACAATTTATTGCACAAACACTGGGTGTGGAAATTTACATCGAAGGCGGGGTAAGAGGGGTGGAAATAGGAACCCTGTTGGCTGACCGCGATCCGGATACCCGCGAAAACCGTTATCCGGAACTGGAACTACTGCGGCTGGCTATTCCAAGACGTGTTTACACCAATAACCATATGGACTATGTTGCTGCTACCGTGAAAAATGTGTTCGACCGGCGTAATGAAATTACAAAAGGGCTGAAAATTATTAAAGAGGCTCCTATTTTACGGCACTTTACCGTAACCCTGGAAAGAATGGAATAA
- a CDS encoding DUF1295 domain-containing protein — MKRKKPGKTVSLLMVLLIYILAFLVGFWGVLELKIPSPLWQTAYANLMAAVVIYFFSKFMDNSSLFTPFWSIAPILTAFYWLLPNLFMKTISFYQWVGIALILFWGLRLTLHWMLRWEGFRQEDWRFQALRKQTRHWYWTFSLVAIHLLPTALVFLATLPLYFVFERPPTVPVTGIWVVAVFIMVLGVGLETVADFQLLKFNGNTSNRNKLLRSGVWAKLSHPNYVGEMLFWWGIYLYAISFYLPLWRLFLGPTLITFTFYFILIPWMDKHLENRKNDGK; from the coding sequence ATGAAACGCAAAAAACCAGGTAAAACCGTCAGCCTGCTCATGGTTTTGCTGATTTACATTTTGGCTTTTCTGGTGGGGTTCTGGGGAGTCTTGGAATTGAAAATACCTTCTCCGTTATGGCAAACGGCTTATGCCAACCTGATGGCTGCTGTGGTAATTTATTTCTTCAGCAAGTTTATGGATAATTCCAGTCTGTTTACTCCTTTTTGGAGCATTGCTCCCATTTTAACTGCTTTTTACTGGCTGCTCCCCAACTTATTCATGAAAACCATTTCGTTTTATCAGTGGGTAGGCATTGCGCTGATTTTGTTTTGGGGTTTGCGGCTTACCCTGCACTGGATGCTGCGTTGGGAAGGTTTCCGGCAGGAAGACTGGCGTTTTCAGGCGTTGCGAAAACAAACCCGTCATTGGTATTGGACTTTCAGTTTGGTGGCCATCCATCTTCTGCCGACGGCACTTGTTTTTTTAGCCACGTTACCGCTTTATTTTGTTTTCGAACGGCCGCCAACAGTCCCGGTTACCGGCATTTGGGTTGTTGCTGTTTTTATCATGGTACTGGGAGTTGGCCTGGAAACGGTGGCTGATTTTCAGCTCCTGAAATTTAATGGCAATACTTCGAACCGGAATAAGCTTTTGCGTTCCGGAGTCTGGGCAAAATTATCCCATCCGAATTATGTGGGCGAAATGCTTTTTTGGTGGGGCATTTATTTATATGCCATTTCTTTTTATTTGCCTTTGTGGCGTCTTTTTCTCGGGCCGACGCTTATCACCTTCACGTTTTATTTTATTTTAATTCCCTGGATGGATAAACACCTTGAAAACAGAAAAAATGATGGAAAATAA
- a CDS encoding transglutaminase-like domain-containing protein — MPEKKFKKTLDAMIRLLDEPDEKLYATIRMQILALGIEAIPELEEAESNFPGSIITQRLEEIIYTLRTNDTFEKLKLWAATQSHHLLDAWILISSYLSPDDDPEKQKESVSKLYRDVWVEMNQDLTALEKIRVVNHVFYNVYQYGALQEKKAMVPAYLLGNVLRMQRGNPLSLGMLYLIIARRLGLPVYGVNLPRHFILAYTNGSSLPVPAKSIQEKDILFYINPFNKGAIFRKSEIELYLKQLRITPQDKFFLPCSNIEIIRRLLHELAVILRKQPLHPKAKGIESFLSALKAGPA, encoded by the coding sequence ATGCCCGAAAAAAAATTTAAAAAAACACTGGATGCTATGATCCGGCTTTTGGACGAACCGGATGAAAAACTTTATGCCACCATCCGCATGCAGATTCTGGCGCTGGGAATTGAAGCCATTCCTGAACTGGAAGAAGCCGAAAGCAATTTTCCGGGTTCCATCATTACCCAACGGCTTGAGGAGATCATCTATACCCTTCGCACAAACGATACTTTTGAAAAATTAAAACTGTGGGCCGCTACACAAAGCCATCATCTTTTAGATGCCTGGATTCTTATTTCGTCTTATCTCTCTCCTGACGACGATCCGGAAAAACAAAAAGAATCGGTAAGTAAACTATATCGCGACGTTTGGGTTGAAATGAACCAGGACTTAACTGCATTGGAAAAAATCCGGGTGGTTAATCATGTTTTCTACAATGTTTATCAATACGGGGCCTTACAAGAAAAAAAAGCCATGGTTCCAGCTTATTTGCTGGGAAATGTACTCCGGATGCAACGGGGAAATCCGTTATCGCTGGGGATGCTTTATCTTATCATTGCCCGGCGGCTCGGATTACCGGTGTATGGTGTGAACCTGCCACGCCATTTCATTCTTGCGTACACCAACGGATCGTCTCTACCGGTTCCGGCAAAAAGCATCCAGGAAAAGGACATTCTGTTCTATATCAACCCTTTCAACAAAGGAGCTATTTTCAGAAAAAGCGAAATTGAATTGTACCTGAAGCAGCTCCGGATTACTCCGCAGGATAAATTCTTTCTTCCGTGCAGTAATATTGAGATCATTCGCCGGCTGCTTCATGAATTGGCCGTCATTTTGCGTAAGCAGCCGCTTCATCCCAAAGCAAAAGGAATTGAATCTTTTTTATCGGCATTAAAAGCAGGACCTGCTTAA